One genomic segment of Magnetococcales bacterium includes these proteins:
- a CDS encoding tetratricopeptide repeat protein, producing the protein MGYDERIAGQLFHIGVKALGITDKVTASRWRAITKSTFTTRAVRHRFELLKVADASIAAQVLGVVDPSWFYRDGPLDEDVIRDELARLVLLSEKEKSSSDVPTVSTPVKVVVTCAVDDKSWAEWISWTLNAGGYNSEVRVLPLGNEAAVDDGAEDGLNVDLLIGLVSGHAIDRRCHLAWEGFQSRTFKSGRGRLLLIEISSLDGSGLPPPLRRVASVDLRELDPQTAVGVILLGVRQTLGHRSAPPQPSGMNGIPPDFPGADHKLHNLKLSRNRNFVGRSWELESLRKRLESGSPTALTQAAHGLGGVGKTQLANEYAYRWRDSYQVVWWVRSEDEATMTTDLADLAKALNLPFSTSQQAVESLKQWLIDRDRWLLVFDNVETPDSIRNYLVSSGQGHTIITSRYSAWRGVADSLNVTTFDRRDSIAYLLKRTGRESDNGADSLAAALGDLPLALAQAAAYMEESGLDFVAYLELFQNHQGHLLKASPPVNEGGYSHTVATTWDISFKRLAETSPVAPVLISLLAYFAPDAIPKEIISVAQEVLSESLRNATGEGFSLQEAWRAMHRLSLVEAGPNTVTIHRLVQEVIFQGHSREQQLQYANTALELAVAAIAYEENNKDTWNKSLPFLPHAIAAANQSLRAECQADKAVNLLDNVASIHWKLGQITEAEDVYRQAMIQGEKHLPDGSSILGTVYNNLGTLLRGEDRSEEALPILEKALDVGLKVLGPDDPIVAIRHGNLGLALRRLGRLGEAEKNFRRALEIDKGHYGGNDDAVARDLSNLSRSLSEQGEEKFGEACDCLRRALEIGEACYPEHHYRLAIRHNNLAMLLRKGGLLDEAEHHMRCAIEIDEKYFDPEHQDVASDLMNLALILIDKADLVGAEQQLSHALQIFQAKLGTSHKSTEECREKLVEVRVMRGNAKA; encoded by the coding sequence ATGGGGTACGACGAGCGCATAGCCGGGCAGCTATTCCACATCGGGGTTAAGGCGCTCGGCATCACGGATAAGGTAACCGCATCGCGGTGGCGGGCTATTACCAAGAGCACCTTCACTACCCGGGCCGTCAGACATCGATTTGAATTGCTGAAGGTTGCTGACGCTTCAATTGCGGCGCAGGTGCTCGGTGTTGTTGATCCCTCCTGGTTCTACCGTGATGGTCCCTTGGATGAAGATGTCATCCGGGATGAGTTGGCCCGTCTTGTGCTGCTTTCCGAAAAAGAGAAAAGCTCTTCTGATGTTCCAACTGTTTCAACCCCTGTTAAAGTAGTGGTTACCTGCGCGGTTGATGATAAATCATGGGCGGAATGGATTTCTTGGACACTGAACGCAGGAGGCTACAACTCGGAAGTGCGGGTCTTGCCCCTGGGAAATGAGGCTGCCGTTGATGACGGTGCAGAGGATGGGCTGAATGTGGACCTGCTCATCGGCTTGGTTTCCGGTCACGCAATCGATAGACGCTGCCATCTTGCATGGGAAGGATTCCAATCAAGGACATTCAAGTCTGGACGAGGCCGATTGCTTTTGATTGAAATATCATCCCTGGATGGATCCGGCTTGCCTCCACCCTTGAGAAGGGTGGCATCAGTGGATCTCAGGGAGTTGGACCCGCAAACCGCTGTGGGGGTGATTCTCCTTGGAGTCCGCCAGACGCTTGGACATCGATCTGCGCCACCTCAACCATCAGGGATGAATGGAATACCTCCGGATTTCCCCGGGGCCGACCATAAGCTCCACAACCTGAAACTCAGCAGAAATAGGAATTTCGTTGGCCGGTCTTGGGAGTTGGAAAGCCTCAGGAAGAGGCTGGAGTCAGGATCACCAACAGCCCTGACCCAGGCTGCCCATGGCCTTGGCGGGGTCGGAAAAACGCAACTGGCTAATGAATATGCCTACCGGTGGCGGGATTCATATCAGGTGGTTTGGTGGGTCCGGAGTGAAGACGAGGCCACCATGACGACCGACCTGGCGGACTTGGCCAAGGCTCTCAACCTTCCTTTCAGCACATCGCAACAAGCCGTAGAAAGCTTAAAACAATGGTTGATTGACCGTGACCGTTGGCTGCTGGTGTTCGATAACGTTGAAACTCCTGACAGTATTCGCAACTATCTGGTGTCCAGTGGTCAAGGGCATACCATCATCACCTCTCGATACAGCGCCTGGAGAGGGGTGGCGGACTCACTGAACGTCACGACATTTGATCGCCGGGATTCCATTGCCTACCTACTGAAGCGTACGGGTCGGGAATCCGATAATGGCGCGGACAGCCTGGCTGCTGCCTTGGGGGATTTGCCGCTGGCTCTCGCTCAAGCGGCTGCCTACATGGAGGAGAGTGGGCTGGATTTTGTGGCCTATCTCGAGCTTTTTCAAAACCACCAAGGCCACCTTTTGAAAGCAAGCCCCCCGGTGAATGAGGGGGGCTATTCCCATACCGTCGCCACGACGTGGGACATTTCGTTCAAAAGGCTGGCTGAAACATCCCCGGTAGCGCCAGTACTGATTTCCCTTCTGGCCTATTTTGCCCCTGATGCCATCCCGAAGGAAATTATCTCGGTAGCCCAGGAAGTTCTTTCGGAATCGTTGAGGAATGCGACGGGAGAGGGTTTCTCCCTTCAGGAAGCATGGCGAGCCATGCATCGGCTTTCCCTGGTTGAGGCCGGACCGAATACCGTCACCATTCACCGACTGGTTCAAGAGGTCATATTCCAAGGGCATTCTCGCGAGCAGCAACTCCAATATGCCAATACGGCGCTGGAACTGGCGGTTGCCGCCATCGCCTACGAGGAAAACAACAAGGATACATGGAACAAGTCGTTGCCCTTCCTTCCGCATGCCATTGCAGCCGCCAATCAGTCTTTACGTGCGGAATGCCAGGCGGATAAGGCGGTCAACCTCCTGGATAATGTCGCCAGTATTCACTGGAAACTCGGGCAAATCACCGAGGCGGAGGATGTCTATCGTCAGGCCATGATCCAGGGGGAAAAACACCTGCCAGATGGCTCATCCATCCTGGGAACTGTGTACAACAATCTGGGGACGCTGCTACGCGGTGAGGATCGTTCTGAGGAGGCGCTGCCAATTCTTGAAAAAGCGCTGGATGTAGGGCTGAAAGTCTTGGGTCCGGATGATCCAATCGTAGCCATCAGGCATGGAAATTTGGGGTTGGCGCTCAGGAGGTTGGGCCGATTGGGGGAAGCAGAAAAGAATTTCCGACGCGCTCTCGAAATCGACAAAGGTCACTATGGCGGAAACGATGATGCCGTGGCACGAGATCTGAGCAATCTGTCCCGTTCGTTGAGTGAGCAAGGGGAGGAAAAATTTGGTGAGGCATGCGACTGCCTCAGAAGAGCCCTGGAAATCGGCGAGGCTTGCTACCCCGAACATCATTACCGGCTGGCGATTCGTCACAACAACCTTGCAATGCTGCTCAGAAAAGGCGGGCTTCTGGATGAAGCGGAGCATCATATGCGATGCGCGATTGAAATTGATGAGAAATATTTCGACCCTGAGCATCAGGATGTGGCCAGCGATTTGATGAACTTGGCTTTGATCTTGATTGATAAAGCCGATCTGGTAGGCGCAGAACAGCAGCTTTCTCATGCGCTTCAGATTTTCCAGGCGAAGCTGGGAACCAGCCACAAATCAACGGAGGAGTGCCGGGAGAAGCTCGTGGAGGTTCGGGTGATGCGAGGGAATGCGAAGGCCTGA
- a CDS encoding autoinducer binding domain-containing protein, whose product MRIQPRLKLKELEVTFTSYPKRAGHALSWDEFMRYAPRARSSGDVFQRLVDCLAPMGAMNLVYAYQNGDRLEFHSTLDKGWRDHYQHCGYQNVDPGVRHAWYGGVGPTAMGRAFSRFWNNGFSDSTRRLMPTNGWSRATQDLQEDAADKTGFEIGFMIPLTQQRGMGPAGCSFGSDMKHKEFDQLYQHQGGQIAMVLRAFHDYMQAALQTEKGEELQMLTTRERDVLQMLADGLKRQEIADRISRGKRTVDYAVESARDKLGAGDNDHLAIRRALDLGWIH is encoded by the coding sequence CACCTTCACCAGCTATCCGAAGAGAGCCGGGCATGCCCTGTCCTGGGATGAATTCATGAGGTATGCGCCAAGGGCGCGCTCTTCTGGAGATGTCTTTCAGAGGCTGGTCGATTGTTTGGCGCCGATGGGCGCAATGAACCTCGTCTACGCCTACCAGAATGGGGACCGGCTGGAGTTTCACAGCACGCTTGATAAGGGGTGGCGCGACCATTACCAGCATTGCGGGTATCAGAACGTGGACCCTGGGGTCCGTCATGCTTGGTATGGGGGCGTTGGGCCAACGGCCATGGGGCGGGCTTTCTCGCGTTTCTGGAACAATGGATTCTCAGATTCCACCAGACGATTGATGCCAACCAACGGCTGGTCCCGCGCCACCCAGGATCTTCAGGAGGATGCCGCCGACAAGACGGGATTTGAGATCGGCTTCATGATTCCCCTGACCCAACAGCGTGGCATGGGGCCTGCCGGGTGTTCCTTCGGCTCCGACATGAAGCACAAGGAATTCGATCAGCTGTACCAGCACCAGGGCGGGCAAATTGCCATGGTCCTGCGCGCCTTTCATGACTACATGCAGGCGGCTTTGCAGACCGAGAAGGGGGAAGAACTTCAGATGCTGACCACTCGCGAACGCGACGTTTTGCAAATGCTGGCCGATGGGCTCAAGAGGCAGGAAATTGCTGATCGGATATCAAGAGGTAAACGGACGGTCGATTACGCCGTGGAGAGTGCTCGGGACAAGCTGGGTGCCGGAGATAACGACCACTTGGCCATTCGCCGGGCGTTGGACCTGGGATGGATCCATTGA